A portion of the Myxococcaceae bacterium JPH2 genome contains these proteins:
- a CDS encoding beta-ketoacyl-ACP synthase (FabB; beta-ketoacyl-ACP synthase I, KASI; catalyzes a condensation reaction in fatty acid biosynthesis: addition of an acyl acceptor of two carbons from malonyl-ACP; required for the elongation of short-chain unsaturated acyl-ACP), producing MTRRRVVITGMGLLSPIGNGLEAVLAALRSGRSGVRAMPAWAEWKDLHTRVGATVEGLDEKAIPRESRRSMGRVAMLAASAAEQALAHARVDREMLRTGRAGLSIGQTVGSPAATELFFNVLRSEGVRSLKSTTFLQLMSHSAAANLALMFKVTGRVFAPSAACASSSQAIGQGFEAIRDGYQDLMLCGGAEELHVSTAATFDILGGTSRAFNESPTCTPRPFERRRDGLVVGEGGAVLVLEEREAALRRHATIHAEVLGYSTLCDAEHMSAPAREGMARTMATCLESAGLRASDVDYVNAHATGTLLGDAVEAQATLDVMGGSVPVSSTKGFTGHTLAACGAIEAIFSVLMMREGFIAPTLNLEEVDPACQGLRHVLEQESRPVRTVLSNNFAFGGVNTSLLLGLPG from the coding sequence ATGACTCGGCGCCGCGTCGTCATCACCGGCATGGGCCTGTTGAGCCCCATTGGCAACGGGCTGGAGGCGGTGCTTGCGGCACTGCGCTCCGGGCGCTCGGGCGTGCGCGCCATGCCCGCCTGGGCCGAGTGGAAGGACCTGCACACGCGCGTGGGCGCCACCGTGGAGGGCTTGGACGAGAAGGCCATTCCGCGCGAGTCGCGCCGCTCCATGGGCCGCGTGGCGATGCTGGCCGCGAGCGCCGCCGAGCAGGCGCTGGCGCACGCGCGCGTGGACCGGGAGATGCTGCGCACCGGACGGGCGGGGCTCTCCATCGGGCAGACGGTGGGCAGCCCCGCGGCCACCGAGCTGTTCTTCAACGTGCTGCGCAGCGAGGGCGTGCGCAGCCTCAAGTCCACCACCTTCCTCCAGCTCATGAGCCACTCGGCCGCGGCCAACCTCGCGCTCATGTTCAAGGTGACGGGCCGGGTGTTCGCGCCGTCCGCGGCGTGCGCGTCCAGCAGTCAAGCCATAGGCCAGGGCTTCGAGGCCATCCGCGACGGCTACCAGGACCTGATGCTGTGCGGTGGCGCGGAGGAGCTGCACGTGAGCACCGCGGCCACCTTCGACATCCTCGGAGGCACCTCGCGCGCGTTCAACGAGAGCCCCACGTGCACGCCCCGGCCGTTCGAGCGGCGGCGCGACGGGTTGGTGGTGGGCGAGGGCGGCGCGGTGCTCGTGCTGGAGGAGCGCGAGGCGGCGCTGCGGCGCCATGCCACCATCCACGCAGAGGTGCTGGGCTACTCCACGCTGTGCGACGCGGAGCACATGTCCGCGCCCGCGCGCGAGGGCATGGCGCGCACCATGGCCACGTGCCTGGAGTCCGCGGGGCTGCGCGCCAGCGACGTGGACTACGTCAACGCGCACGCCACGGGCACGCTGCTGGGGGACGCGGTCGAGGCGCAGGCCACGCTGGACGTGATGGGGGGCTCCGTTCCCGTGTCGTCCACCAAGGGCTTCACCGGGCACACCCTGGCGGCGTGCGGCGCCATCGAGGCCATCTTCAGCGTGCTGATGATGCGCGAGGGCTTCATCGCGCCCACGCTCAACCTGGAGGAAGTGGATCCCGCCTGCCAGGGCCTGCGGCATGTGCTAGAGCAGGAGTCGCGTCCGGTGCGCACGGTGCTCTCGAACAACTTCGCTTTCGGGGGAGTGAACACGTCGTTGCTCCTCGGTCTGCCAGGCTGA
- a CDS encoding NAD(P)/FAD-dependent oxidoreductase encodes MVSSAERFLPATGLEPDAFDVVIVGSGMAGLCSALVLAKEGFKVCVLEQHYRPGGCLHRFFRKGVPFETGFHYLGGVGPDGTLARYLRYLGVYERMSYQPLDPDGFDELRFPEYSFRVPNGWPRLVERLVDAFPSERAAIHRYAEVCQEICRSSPAYSFQAPTMDLGDYSQVSLGSFLRGLTSNRRLLAVLCGQSMLYGTPPEVTPLEVHALVIDSMLQGASGIRGGGDALAKALVDTIRAHGGVVRIRSGVKALEMDGTKVTGARLEKGELVRGRFFISNAHPKLTLGLLPEGVLRPAYVHRVESMREGISCIGGFFTTEDRSVPRLHNIYSMPTEDVDAVYRDAVFGQEKDGEKAIFVSFPSDREPEQKGPRVVLALGLLGYEEVERFADSRTGKRGEEYAAFKDAQGQALQATVERALPDLAGKLKRVEVSTPLTHRDYTAAPRGSIYGVSHALDQWGKYSLQARTRIPNLLLTGQNVLLPGVVGATVSAFVTCGFVLGFDSLFQKVARA; translated from the coding sequence ATGGTGAGTTCCGCCGAGCGGTTCCTTCCGGCCACGGGCCTGGAGCCGGATGCCTTCGACGTGGTCATCGTCGGCTCTGGGATGGCGGGCCTGTGCTCGGCGCTGGTGCTGGCCAAGGAGGGCTTCAAGGTCTGCGTGCTGGAGCAGCACTACCGGCCCGGGGGCTGCCTGCACCGCTTCTTCCGCAAGGGCGTGCCCTTCGAGACGGGCTTCCATTACCTGGGCGGCGTGGGGCCGGATGGCACGCTCGCGCGCTACCTGCGCTACCTGGGCGTGTACGAGCGCATGAGCTATCAGCCGCTCGACCCCGACGGCTTCGACGAGCTGCGCTTCCCCGAGTACTCCTTCCGCGTGCCCAACGGCTGGCCCCGCTTGGTGGAGCGGCTGGTGGACGCGTTTCCCTCCGAGCGCGCGGCGATTCATCGCTACGCCGAGGTCTGCCAGGAGATCTGCCGCAGCAGCCCGGCGTACTCATTCCAGGCGCCCACGATGGACCTGGGGGACTACAGCCAGGTGTCGCTCGGGTCGTTCCTGCGCGGGCTCACGTCCAACCGGCGACTGCTGGCGGTGCTGTGCGGCCAGAGCATGCTGTACGGCACGCCGCCCGAGGTGACGCCGCTGGAGGTCCACGCGCTCGTCATCGACTCCATGCTCCAGGGCGCCTCGGGCATCCGGGGCGGCGGTGACGCGCTCGCCAAGGCGCTGGTGGACACCATCCGCGCGCATGGCGGCGTGGTGCGCATCCGCTCCGGCGTGAAGGCGCTGGAGATGGACGGCACGAAGGTGACGGGGGCCCGGCTGGAGAAGGGCGAACTTGTGCGAGGCCGCTTCTTCATCTCCAACGCGCACCCCAAGCTGACGCTGGGCCTGCTGCCGGAGGGCGTGCTGCGGCCCGCCTATGTGCACCGCGTGGAGAGCATGCGCGAGGGCATCTCGTGCATCGGGGGCTTCTTCACCACGGAGGACCGCTCCGTGCCCCGGCTCCACAACATCTACAGCATGCCCACGGAGGACGTGGACGCGGTCTACCGCGACGCGGTGTTCGGTCAGGAGAAGGACGGAGAGAAGGCCATCTTCGTCAGCTTCCCGAGCGACCGCGAGCCCGAGCAGAAGGGCCCGCGCGTGGTGCTGGCCCTGGGGCTCCTGGGGTACGAGGAAGTGGAGCGCTTCGCCGACTCGCGCACCGGCAAGCGCGGCGAGGAGTATGCCGCGTTCAAGGATGCCCAGGGCCAGGCGCTCCAGGCCACCGTCGAGCGCGCGCTGCCGGACCTGGCGGGGAAGCTCAAGCGCGTGGAGGTGTCCACGCCGCTCACCCACCGCGACTACACCGCCGCGCCGCGCGGCTCCATCTACGGCGTCAGTCACGCGTTGGACCAGTGGGGCAAGTACTCGCTCCAGGCCCGCACGCGCATCCCCAACCTGCTGCTCACCGGACAGAACGTGCTGTTGCCGGGCGTCGTCGGAGCCACCGTCAGCGCCTTCGTCACCTGCGGGTTCGTGCTGGGCTTCGATTCCCTCTTCCAGAAGGTTGCTCGCGCATGA
- the fabZ gene encoding 3-hydroxyacyl-ACP dehydratase FabZ: protein MSEQAPPPSPGVYPPVQSVLPHREPFLLVDRVIEMAERRIVAVRLFRADEHYFAGHFPEQPVVPGVLLVEGLAQTMAYFALTQRAAPRVFLVGIDRARFRSVVEPGQEVTYEVEVGEERFGMLTGHGKVRVGTRRIADASLSGYAGQPGGVLR from the coding sequence GTGTCCGAGCAGGCTCCTCCTCCCTCCCCTGGCGTGTATCCCCCTGTCCAGTCCGTGCTGCCCCACCGGGAGCCCTTCCTCCTGGTGGACCGGGTCATCGAGATGGCCGAGCGGCGCATCGTCGCGGTGCGCCTGTTCCGCGCGGACGAGCACTACTTCGCCGGCCACTTCCCGGAGCAGCCCGTGGTGCCCGGCGTCCTCCTGGTGGAGGGGCTCGCGCAGACCATGGCGTACTTCGCGCTCACGCAGCGGGCCGCGCCGCGGGTCTTCCTGGTGGGCATCGACCGGGCGCGCTTTCGCTCCGTGGTCGAGCCGGGCCAGGAGGTCACCTACGAAGTCGAAGTGGGCGAGGAGCGCTTCGGCATGCTCACCGGCCACGGCAAGGTGCGCGTGGGCACGCGGCGCATCGCGGATGCGAGTCTGAGCGGCTACGCGGGCCAGCCCGGGGGCGTGCTCCGGTGA
- a CDS encoding beta-ketoacyl-[acyl-carrier-protein] synthase family protein, with amino-acid sequence MKRVVITGLGVISAIGTNLPEVTQSLREGRSGIGIDPERKARGFRSSLTGVVRGFDPARRFDRKARRTMGEAAAYGCAAALDAIEDAGLDRASLASPDVGAIFGNDSTCQAAEVMFTELSAAGRTGALGSGHIIRVMNSTVTMNLATLLGLQGACWSLSAACASGLHALGQAAMLIATEQQRVVLCGGAQETSWQGMAAFDALGALSANDSDPARASRPFDSKRDGLVPSGGGAALVVESLDSARERGARIYAEVSSYAFGCDGEHLTNPSGGGATRTMTQALQRAHVHPAEVDYIHAHATSTPVGDAVEAGAIARVFGSARVPVSSTKGLTGHECWMAGASEVAYCLLMMREGFIAGNPHLEAPDEASAVLNLPVSTLAVRPRTILKNSFGFGGTNASVVLRAVD; translated from the coding sequence ATGAAGCGTGTGGTCATCACCGGACTCGGGGTCATTTCCGCCATCGGGACGAACTTGCCCGAGGTCACCCAGTCCTTGCGGGAAGGTCGCTCGGGCATCGGCATCGACCCGGAGCGCAAGGCGCGGGGGTTCCGCTCGAGTCTCACCGGAGTCGTGCGCGGGTTCGACCCCGCTCGCCGGTTCGATCGAAAGGCGCGCCGGACGATGGGCGAGGCCGCCGCGTATGGCTGTGCCGCGGCGCTGGATGCCATCGAGGACGCGGGGTTGGATCGCGCCTCGCTCGCGTCGCCGGACGTGGGCGCCATCTTCGGCAACGACTCCACCTGCCAGGCCGCCGAGGTGATGTTCACCGAGCTGTCCGCCGCGGGTCGCACCGGCGCGCTGGGCAGCGGGCACATCATCCGGGTGATGAACTCCACGGTCACCATGAACCTGGCCACGCTCCTGGGCTTGCAGGGGGCCTGCTGGTCGCTGTCCGCCGCGTGCGCCAGCGGGCTGCACGCGCTGGGACAGGCCGCCATGCTGATCGCCACCGAGCAGCAGCGGGTGGTGCTGTGCGGCGGCGCGCAGGAGACGTCGTGGCAGGGCATGGCCGCGTTCGACGCGCTGGGCGCGCTGTCCGCCAATGACTCGGATCCGGCGCGCGCGTCGCGGCCGTTCGACTCGAAGCGCGATGGCCTGGTGCCCTCGGGCGGCGGCGCGGCGCTGGTGGTGGAGTCGCTGGACTCGGCGCGCGAGCGCGGGGCGCGCATCTACGCCGAGGTGTCCAGCTACGCGTTCGGGTGCGACGGCGAGCACCTCACCAACCCCAGCGGCGGGGGCGCCACGCGGACCATGACGCAGGCCCTCCAGCGCGCGCACGTGCACCCGGCCGAGGTGGACTACATCCACGCGCACGCGACCTCCACGCCGGTGGGGGACGCGGTGGAGGCGGGCGCCATCGCGCGCGTCTTCGGCAGCGCGCGCGTGCCGGTGTCGTCCACCAAGGGGCTCACGGGCCACGAGTGCTGGATGGCGGGGGCCAGCGAGGTGGCGTACTGCCTGTTGATGATGCGCGAGGGCTTCATCGCGGGGAACCCGCACCTGGAGGCGCCGGACGAGGCCTCGGCGGTGCTGAACCTGCCGGTGTCCACGCTCGCGGTGCGCCCGCGCACCATCCTGAAGAACTCTTTCGGCTTCGGAGGGACCAACGCGTCGGTGGTCCTCCGGGCGGTGGACTGA
- the fabG gene encoding 3-oxoacyl-ACP reductase FabG, with product MKQALITGASRGIGAATAEALGAAGYRVWLHYRSREDAALEVARRIVSAGGPEPLRVSFDVADRAQTQDAMRRLLDEQGPLDAVVLNAGITRNGLFALTDDASWDEVIGTNLGGFFAVARPVVKSMVRQRRGRIVLMSSVAAQRGNPGQVAYAATKGAMVAAARSLSLELAPRGITVNVVSPGLIDTEMLEGAPVKELLSLVPVGRVGRPAEVAHVVRYLCSDEAAYVTGQVLSVNGGMWME from the coding sequence GTGAAGCAGGCCCTCATCACAGGAGCGAGCAGGGGTATTGGGGCCGCGACGGCGGAGGCCCTCGGGGCCGCGGGATATCGGGTCTGGTTGCACTACCGCAGCCGCGAGGACGCCGCCCTGGAGGTGGCCCGTCGCATCGTGAGCGCGGGGGGACCGGAGCCGCTGCGGGTCTCCTTCGACGTCGCGGATCGCGCCCAGACCCAGGACGCCATGCGGCGGCTCCTGGATGAGCAGGGTCCGCTGGACGCGGTGGTGCTCAACGCCGGCATCACCCGCAACGGACTGTTCGCCCTCACGGATGACGCGAGCTGGGACGAGGTCATTGGCACCAACCTGGGCGGTTTCTTCGCGGTGGCGCGGCCGGTGGTGAAGTCCATGGTGCGTCAGCGCCGCGGGCGCATCGTGCTGATGTCGTCGGTGGCCGCCCAGCGCGGCAACCCCGGGCAGGTCGCGTACGCGGCCACCAAGGGCGCGATGGTGGCGGCGGCGCGCTCGCTGTCGCTGGAGCTGGCGCCCCGGGGCATCACGGTCAACGTCGTGTCGCCGGGCCTCATCGACACCGAGATGCTGGAGGGCGCGCCCGTGAAGGAGCTGCTCTCGCTCGTCCCGGTGGGCCGCGTGGGGCGCCCCGCGGAGGTGGCCCATGTCGTGCGCTACCTGTGCTCGGACGAGGCCGCGTACGTCACGGGGCAGGTGCTGAGCGTCAACGGCGGGATGTGGATGGAGTAG
- a CDS encoding acyl carrier protein (carries the fatty acid chain in fatty acid biosynthesis), whose amino-acid sequence MGEQNLAEKAIQIVNQTLVSEFELDPAAVVPEARMREDLHLDSLDAVDLIVALEKALGVQIPETEAREMRTVGDVHQYVLKMAAERGQ is encoded by the coding sequence ATGGGTGAACAGAACCTGGCCGAGAAGGCCATCCAGATTGTCAACCAGACCCTCGTCTCCGAGTTCGAGCTCGACCCCGCCGCCGTCGTCCCCGAGGCGCGGATGCGCGAGGACCTCCACCTCGACAGCCTGGACGCGGTGGACCTCATCGTCGCGCTGGAGAAGGCCCTCGGCGTGCAGATTCCCGAGACCGAGGCGCGCGAGATGCGCACGGTGGGCGACGTGCACCAGTACGTCCTGAAGATGGCGGCCGAGCGCGGGCAGTAG
- a CDS encoding alpha/beta fold hydrolase, with amino-acid sequence MRMRLELPGGPSLEGGRTEGRGPLLVYLHGLGCAGSQDWPPVAKAPALAGRASLWVDLPGFGLTARPPDFDPDLDVLARLLAGALVRESMPVALVGHSMGGTLALRVAEEMVARGHPPSALLLAEPNLRAEDATGSAVAAAMRLEDFVAGWGAWCSGSSSEAYRASLLQSDPVTFHRSASSLVRVGQGLIPRFALLAVAHKGYVLGGLSDAATHETARQVAEAGVRVVTVAGSGHGFSEEDPEGLGRALAELLAGA; translated from the coding sequence ATGCGCATGCGACTCGAGTTGCCGGGTGGCCCCTCTCTGGAGGGAGGCCGCACCGAGGGCCGTGGCCCCTTGCTGGTGTACCTGCACGGCCTGGGCTGCGCGGGGAGTCAGGACTGGCCGCCCGTGGCCAAGGCCCCCGCGTTGGCGGGCCGGGCCAGCCTCTGGGTGGACCTGCCGGGCTTCGGCCTCACCGCGCGCCCGCCAGACTTCGACCCCGACCTGGACGTGCTGGCGCGGCTGCTCGCCGGAGCGCTCGTGCGCGAGAGCATGCCCGTGGCGCTGGTGGGGCACAGCATGGGCGGCACGCTGGCCCTGCGGGTCGCGGAGGAGATGGTCGCGCGGGGGCATCCACCGAGCGCCTTGCTCCTGGCCGAGCCGAACCTGCGCGCCGAGGACGCGACGGGCAGCGCGGTGGCCGCGGCGATGCGCCTGGAGGACTTCGTCGCGGGCTGGGGCGCGTGGTGCTCGGGGTCGTCTTCTGAGGCGTATCGCGCGAGCCTCCTCCAGAGCGACCCGGTGACGTTCCACCGGAGCGCGTCGTCGTTGGTTCGCGTGGGGCAGGGGCTGATTCCGCGCTTCGCCTTGCTCGCCGTCGCGCACAAGGGCTACGTGCTGGGCGGCCTGTCGGACGCGGCGACGCACGAGACGGCGCGCCAGGTGGCGGAGGCGGGAGTCCGCGTGGTGACCGTGGCGGGGTCCGGCCACGGCTTCTCCGAGGAGGACCCCGAGGGACTGGGCCGCGCGCTCGCGGAGCTGCTCGCGGGCGCGTGA
- a CDS encoding YebC/PmpR family DNA-binding transcriptional regulator — MGRIFETRKTTMFARWNRMAKLFARISKDIAIAVKSGSANPDTNPALRRALQNARAGNMPKDKVEAAIKRATGQDEHAYEVVLYEGYGPHGIAVLVETATDNVVRTVANVRMHFKDGGGNLGTTGSVGFLFQRMGVFRLAPEGLDLEALELDLIDHGLQEMGESVNEKGEKQIVIRGAFNDFGQLQAAIEARGLTPLSAESEYVPMNLVELPEDKAHEVLEMVDALEQDDDVQRVFHNLG; from the coding sequence ATGGGAAGAATCTTCGAGACCCGGAAGACGACGATGTTCGCCCGCTGGAACCGGATGGCGAAGCTGTTCGCCCGGATCAGCAAGGACATCGCCATCGCGGTGAAGTCGGGCAGCGCCAACCCGGACACCAATCCGGCGCTCCGGCGCGCGCTCCAGAACGCGCGCGCGGGCAACATGCCCAAGGACAAGGTGGAAGCAGCCATCAAGCGCGCCACCGGCCAGGACGAGCACGCGTACGAGGTCGTCCTCTACGAGGGCTACGGCCCCCACGGCATCGCGGTGCTGGTGGAGACGGCCACGGACAACGTGGTGCGCACCGTGGCCAACGTGCGCATGCACTTCAAGGACGGCGGCGGCAACCTGGGCACCACGGGCAGCGTGGGCTTCCTCTTCCAGCGCATGGGCGTCTTCCGCCTCGCTCCGGAGGGGCTGGACCTGGAGGCGCTGGAGTTGGACCTCATCGACCACGGTCTCCAGGAGATGGGCGAGAGCGTGAACGAGAAGGGCGAGAAGCAGATCGTCATCCGCGGCGCCTTCAACGACTTCGGTCAGCTCCAGGCGGCCATCGAGGCGCGCGGGCTGACGCCCCTGTCCGCCGAGTCCGAGTACGTGCCGATGAACCTCGTGGAGCTGCCCGAGGACAAGGCGCACGAGGTGCTGGAGATGGTGGACGCGCTGGAGCAGGACGACGACGTGCAGCGCGTCTTCCACAACCTGGGCTGA
- a CDS encoding two-component sensor histidine kinase, with protein MEAPLLEGGPGSREPRGALGVGGPLRAGYPSAGSVEVCDGAETPLPERGAPWSGAGRETRAAQLLTEHLLDVRRRTDRVFAWLLLSQWVSGIGVAWLFSTPAWVGRARPVHPGAVLALGLVLSALPMALSVVRPGTPLTRHVVALSQVSWSTLLIHLTGGRIETHFHIFGSLAFLVLYRDVGVLLGAGAGVLLEQGLLEVWGGQGLAASAHGGVLEHCFWVAFTVVGLMCVCRAMVREMRQRAVDRADLEHIHAQEQRARELALEQARGELRHVRERVARIEKLATLGQLTASVSHELRNPLAAARTAHAYVTRRLAQAPGSLDDTRVRRFLDIIDRELAVCARLTSELLDCARERPLQLQPCELRLLVDEVLDVISPREGIRIHNAVPESLPAPLVDREYLRQVLINLVQNAIEAFPLQRLGDVTVHAAGGGLQPWHIRVVDNGPGIPAEVLPRIFDPLFTTKVQGTGLGLSIVANAAQRLAARISVQSEEGSGTEFTLELPPLATVPAQ; from the coding sequence ATGGAAGCACCCTTGCTGGAGGGTGGGCCTGGCTCGCGTGAGCCTCGGGGCGCGCTCGGTGTGGGGGGGCCTCTGAGGGCGGGCTACCCGAGCGCCGGGTCGGTCGAGGTGTGCGACGGGGCGGAGACACCCCTTCCGGAGCGAGGCGCACCCTGGAGCGGGGCGGGGCGTGAGACGCGCGCGGCGCAATTGCTGACAGAGCATCTGTTGGACGTCCGGCGCAGGACAGACCGGGTGTTCGCGTGGCTGCTGTTGAGTCAGTGGGTGTCTGGGATTGGCGTGGCCTGGCTGTTTTCGACTCCCGCCTGGGTGGGACGGGCGCGCCCGGTGCATCCGGGCGCGGTGCTCGCGCTGGGGCTCGTGTTGAGCGCGCTGCCCATGGCGCTGTCCGTGGTGCGGCCGGGCACGCCGCTGACCCGACATGTCGTCGCGCTGTCGCAGGTGTCGTGGTCCACGCTGCTCATCCACCTGACGGGTGGCCGCATCGAGACGCACTTCCACATCTTCGGCTCGCTGGCCTTCCTGGTCCTCTACCGGGATGTGGGCGTGCTCCTGGGGGCCGGGGCCGGGGTGTTGCTGGAGCAGGGGCTCTTGGAGGTGTGGGGCGGGCAGGGGCTGGCCGCCAGCGCACATGGCGGTGTGCTCGAGCACTGCTTCTGGGTGGCCTTCACCGTGGTGGGGCTCATGTGCGTGTGCCGGGCCATGGTGCGCGAGATGCGCCAGCGGGCGGTGGACCGGGCCGACCTGGAGCACATCCACGCGCAGGAGCAGCGCGCCCGCGAGCTGGCGTTGGAGCAGGCCCGAGGGGAGCTGCGCCACGTGCGCGAGCGGGTGGCCCGCATCGAGAAGCTGGCCACGCTGGGGCAGCTCACCGCCAGCGTGAGCCACGAGCTGCGCAACCCGCTGGCCGCCGCGCGCACCGCGCACGCCTACGTCACCCGAAGGCTCGCTCAGGCGCCAGGGAGCCTGGACGACACCCGGGTGCGGCGGTTCCTGGACATCATCGACCGGGAGCTGGCGGTGTGCGCTCGGCTCACCTCGGAGCTCTTGGACTGTGCCCGCGAGCGGCCGCTCCAGCTCCAGCCCTGCGAGCTGCGCCTCTTGGTGGACGAGGTGCTGGACGTCATCTCGCCGCGCGAAGGCATCCGCATCCACAACGCGGTGCCGGAGTCCCTGCCCGCGCCGCTGGTGGACCGGGAGTACCTGCGGCAGGTGCTCATCAACCTGGTGCAGAACGCCATCGAGGCCTTCCCGCTCCAGCGGCTGGGGGACGTGACGGTGCACGCGGCGGGCGGGGGGCTCCAGCCCTGGCACATCCGCGTGGTGGACAACGGCCCCGGCATCCCCGCCGAGGTGCTCCCGCGCATCTTCGATCCGCTCTTCACCACCAAGGTCCAGGGCACGGGGCTGGGGCTGAGCATCGTGGCCAACGCGGCGCAGCGGCTGGCGGCCCGCATCTCCGTGCAGAGCGAGGAGGGCAGCGGCACGGAGTTCACCCTGGAGCTGCCCCCGCTGGCCACCGTCCCCGCGCAGTGA
- a CDS encoding TIGR02265 family protein, whose translation MMQLMIEEMNRWQDQELRLRLDAAKSDDTTRGIYFIGVLDMVKGLGGEAEAQLCRGACGELRFSRFGRYPVTRFLQLTHSAAYVLAPHCGGYEEAMRRMGAQAVLDCLTATSGFNFLMAYNVLGAASGSPRRLVDGLPGAYLRSVSYGERHVLWTTARSARLFMRRDFMPVRYHEGVLQTALESVGARGVEVRGHRTSLLDCEYTLSWAAGRGERGASPFRGAA comes from the coding sequence ATGATGCAATTGATGATTGAGGAGATGAATCGCTGGCAGGATCAAGAGCTGCGACTGCGGCTGGATGCAGCCAAGTCGGACGACACCACGCGAGGAATCTACTTCATCGGCGTTCTGGACATGGTGAAGGGGCTCGGCGGAGAAGCCGAGGCCCAGTTGTGTCGTGGGGCGTGTGGGGAACTCCGTTTCAGTCGGTTCGGGAGGTATCCCGTCACCCGCTTCCTCCAGCTCACCCACTCGGCGGCGTATGTGCTGGCACCGCACTGTGGGGGGTACGAGGAAGCCATGCGGCGCATGGGTGCGCAGGCGGTGCTCGATTGTCTGACAGCGACGTCCGGCTTCAACTTCCTCATGGCCTACAACGTCCTGGGCGCGGCCTCGGGCAGCCCCCGGCGGCTGGTGGACGGGCTGCCGGGTGCCTATCTGCGCTCGGTGAGCTACGGCGAGCGCCACGTTTTGTGGACCACCGCCCGCAGCGCGAGGCTGTTCATGCGGCGTGACTTCATGCCCGTGCGCTACCACGAAGGCGTCCTCCAGACGGCGCTGGAGAGCGTGGGCGCTCGCGGCGTGGAGGTGCGAGGACACCGCACCAGCCTGCTGGATTGTGAATACACGCTGAGCTGGGCCGCGGGGCGCGGCGAGCGCGGCGCGAGTCCTTTCCGGGGGGCCGCATGA
- a CDS encoding DUF2378 family protein, with translation MTAAAKVDPWQADEGDLEARKSSSGPGDTARGMFFLGVLGVVRAHAGEEAERQCRQVCAETRYVPFFMYPIHGFLELAFMAARLLASRDEGFDGAMHRLGAQATADFLDSAVGRSFLMIVGGDPRHLLTCLQAGYRTVVSYGERRVVWSGLRRGNLVMQRDFMPASYHVGVLTAVLQHVGARNVQVKGRQTGLLDSAYELTWS, from the coding sequence ATGACCGCGGCGGCCAAGGTCGACCCGTGGCAGGCGGACGAGGGCGACCTGGAGGCACGCAAGTCCTCCTCGGGTCCTGGGGACACCGCGCGAGGCATGTTCTTCCTCGGCGTGCTGGGCGTGGTGCGCGCGCATGCGGGCGAGGAGGCCGAGCGCCAGTGCCGACAGGTCTGCGCGGAGACGCGCTACGTGCCGTTCTTCATGTACCCCATCCACGGGTTCCTGGAGCTGGCGTTCATGGCGGCCCGACTGCTGGCCTCGCGAGACGAAGGCTTCGACGGCGCCATGCATCGGCTGGGCGCGCAGGCCACGGCGGACTTTCTCGACTCGGCGGTGGGCCGCAGCTTCCTGATGATTGTCGGAGGAGACCCCCGCCACCTCCTCACGTGTCTGCAGGCCGGCTACCGCACCGTGGTCAGCTACGGCGAGCGGCGCGTGGTGTGGTCCGGGCTTCGCCGCGGCAACCTCGTCATGCAGCGTGACTTCATGCCCGCCAGCTATCACGTGGGCGTGCTCACCGCCGTGCTCCAGCACGTGGGCGCGCGCAACGTGCAGGTCAAGGGGCGGCAGACGGGGCTGCTCGACAGCGCCTACGAGCTGACGTGGAGCTGA